The Planococcus liqunii genome includes a region encoding these proteins:
- a CDS encoding tripartite tricarboxylate transporter permease — translation MNTLQFLMDGFSIAFQWQNILFAFVGVLIGTAVGVLPGIGPMSGVALLIPVTATLTAGLPTEAAAASSIILLAGVYYGAMYGGSTTSILLNTPGESSSVVTTLDGYQMAKQGRAGSALSIAAIGSFAAEIISLIGLVLLAEPLSNVALQFGPAEYFSLMLLGLAAVSGLAGKSMTKALMMTVFGLMLGTIGIDAVSGIARFTYDIPVLYSGLEFLTIAVGLFALGEVFKTVLERDHEDGTMAKIGRILPTRQDLKESAAPILRGSFLGFFIGVLPGAGATLASFFSYIGEKKFSKNPEQFGKGAIAGVAGPESANNAASGGAMIPLLTLGIPGSGTTAILMGALIMYNIQPGPLLFDDHPEVAWGLIASMFVGNLMLLILNMPLVKVFAKIIQTPKKYLLPIIIAISFFGVYAVQYTTFDLYLLLACGVLGYLFTKNDFPVAPLVLALVLGPMIENNMRRALTISNGDFSTFVTNPISLVLLLIAAAWLLVPLLLKLKGRSVVLNEEG, via the coding sequence ATGAATACCTTACAATTTCTGATGGATGGGTTCAGCATTGCGTTTCAATGGCAGAACATCCTCTTTGCGTTTGTTGGCGTTTTAATCGGAACAGCTGTCGGCGTCTTGCCTGGAATCGGTCCGATGAGCGGTGTCGCCCTCCTCATTCCCGTCACCGCAACTTTGACGGCAGGGCTTCCGACAGAAGCCGCGGCAGCAAGTTCGATTATTCTATTGGCCGGCGTCTATTACGGCGCCATGTACGGCGGCTCGACCACTTCCATCCTGCTCAATACGCCAGGTGAGTCTTCATCAGTTGTGACTACGCTTGATGGCTATCAAATGGCAAAGCAAGGAAGGGCTGGATCGGCTTTGTCCATTGCCGCAATCGGCTCATTTGCGGCAGAAATCATTTCCCTTATCGGACTTGTCCTGCTGGCAGAACCCCTATCAAATGTCGCTCTCCAATTCGGCCCTGCTGAATATTTCTCCCTTATGCTGTTGGGACTGGCGGCAGTCAGCGGCCTAGCCGGAAAATCCATGACGAAAGCATTGATGATGACCGTGTTCGGCCTGATGCTCGGAACGATTGGAATTGACGCAGTATCCGGCATCGCCCGCTTTACTTATGACATTCCGGTCTTGTATTCCGGACTCGAGTTCCTTACGATCGCGGTCGGCCTATTTGCTCTAGGAGAAGTTTTTAAAACGGTTTTGGAGCGTGACCATGAAGACGGCACGATGGCGAAAATCGGCCGTATTCTTCCAACCCGCCAGGATTTGAAGGAAAGTGCCGCTCCTATTTTGCGCGGTTCATTTTTAGGCTTCTTTATTGGCGTTTTGCCAGGTGCAGGCGCTACACTTGCTTCGTTTTTCTCCTATATTGGCGAGAAAAAATTCAGCAAAAATCCGGAGCAGTTCGGCAAAGGCGCGATTGCCGGTGTTGCTGGCCCAGAATCTGCAAATAACGCAGCATCCGGCGGCGCCATGATCCCCCTTCTGACTCTCGGGATTCCAGGATCGGGAACTACCGCAATCCTTATGGGTGCCTTGATCATGTACAATATCCAGCCAGGCCCGCTGTTGTTCGATGACCACCCGGAAGTAGCTTGGGGTCTGATTGCCAGTATGTTCGTCGGTAATTTAATGCTTCTCATCTTGAACATGCCGCTAGTAAAAGTGTTCGCCAAAATCATCCAGACGCCTAAAAAGTATTTATTGCCGATCATTATCGCCATTTCGTTCTTCGGCGTCTATGCGGTGCAATACACGACGTTCGACCTTTACTTGCTTCTTGCCTGCGGTGTGCTCGGCTACTTATTTACTAAGAACGATTTCCCGGTCGCCCCACTGGTCTTGGCACTGGTCCTTGGGCCAATGATTGAAAACAATATGCGCCGTGCGCTTACCATTTCAAACGGCGACTTTTCCACATTTGTCACCAATCCAATTTCTTTAGTGCTGCTTTTAATAGCAGCAGCATGGCTGCTCGTTCCATTGCTTTTAAAATTGAAAGGGCGCTCTGTCGTCTTGAACGAAGAAGGCTAA
- the trhO gene encoding oxygen-dependent tRNA uridine(34) hydroxylase TrhO encodes MQNHTHNVLLYYLYTPIEDPEAFAAEHLAACKELGLKGRILVSHEGINGTCSGMIEQTEAYMEMLKSDSRFADIVFKIDAADGHAFKKMHVRAKKEIVHLGLEEDINPHELTGTYLEPAEFYKRMQDQDTIVLDARNDYEYDLGHFRGAVRPDVENFRDLPEWVRENKEMFEGKKILTYCTGGIRCEKFSGWLKREGFEDVAQLHGGIATYGKDPEVKGQLWDGQMYVFDERIAVPVNQVEHVIVGKDHFTGEPCERYVNCANPECNKKILASEENEHKYMRSCSDECREHPRNRYAFEHGLTGAEVQERLDALKETTEV; translated from the coding sequence ATGCAAAATCATACACACAACGTTTTACTTTATTATTTATATACACCGATTGAAGATCCGGAAGCTTTTGCAGCTGAACATTTGGCAGCTTGCAAAGAACTTGGATTGAAAGGCCGTATCCTGGTTTCCCATGAAGGGATCAACGGTACTTGCTCCGGTATGATCGAACAGACGGAAGCATACATGGAAATGTTGAAAAGCGATTCACGTTTTGCGGATATCGTCTTTAAAATTGATGCAGCTGATGGCCATGCATTCAAAAAAATGCATGTACGCGCGAAAAAAGAAATCGTTCATTTGGGGTTGGAAGAAGACATCAATCCACATGAATTGACTGGAACTTACCTCGAACCTGCCGAATTCTACAAACGCATGCAGGATCAGGATACAATCGTGCTTGATGCACGCAACGATTATGAGTATGACTTGGGCCATTTCCGCGGCGCTGTGCGTCCGGATGTTGAAAACTTCCGTGATCTTCCGGAATGGGTCCGTGAAAACAAAGAAATGTTTGAAGGCAAGAAAATTTTGACTTACTGCACAGGCGGAATCCGCTGTGAAAAATTCTCCGGCTGGCTGAAAAGAGAAGGATTTGAAGATGTGGCGCAATTGCACGGCGGCATCGCAACTTACGGAAAAGACCCGGAAGTGAAAGGGCAGCTTTGGGATGGCCAGATGTACGTCTTTGATGAGCGCATTGCCGTTCCGGTTAACCAAGTGGAGCATGTCATTGTCGGAAAAGACCATTTTACCGGCGAACCTTGTGAACGCTACGTAAACTGTGCAAATCCGGAATGCAACAAGAAAATTCTTGCTTCTGAAGAAAACGAACACAAATACATGCGTTCATGCTCAGACGAGTGCCGCGAACATCCGCGCAACCGCTATGCATTTGAACACGGCTTGACAGGCGCTGAAGTCCAGGAACGCCTGGATGCCCTTAAAGAAACAACAGAAGTTTAA
- a CDS encoding VOC family protein: MKGAITPYLSFYGQADQAASFYEEVFGLERMASQTYGDSNFPAPDHAKEFLLHCLLQKGDFKLMMADSVEEQPVQPRSGLALVVECETGEEAVEIFSKLSDGGQVIMELQDTFWGAKYGKVKDKFGFVWDLNVEKEK; this comes from the coding sequence ATGAAAGGTGCAATCACGCCGTATTTAAGCTTTTACGGGCAAGCAGATCAAGCGGCTTCTTTTTACGAAGAAGTTTTCGGGCTCGAACGAATGGCGAGCCAAACTTATGGGGACTCAAATTTCCCAGCCCCGGACCACGCCAAAGAATTTCTGTTGCACTGCCTGCTTCAAAAAGGCGATTTCAAGCTGATGATGGCTGATTCTGTGGAAGAACAGCCCGTTCAGCCGCGTTCCGGATTGGCTTTAGTAGTAGAATGCGAAACCGGTGAAGAAGCGGTGGAGATTTTCAGCAAGCTGTCCGACGGCGGACAAGTGATCATGGAACTGCAGGATACGTTCTGGGGAGCCAAATACGGAAAAGTCAAAGACAAATTCGGCTTTGTCTGGGACTTAAACGTGGAAAAAGAAAAGTGA
- a CDS encoding 2-hydroxyacid dehydrogenase translates to MKPIVYITQKLPDEAVLGLQESFEVRMWEDTETSAPREELLKQVGEAQALWTMLSDQIDAEVFEAAPNLKIVANLAVGYNNIDLDAAHKHKVFVTNTPDVLTETTADLTFALLLATARRIVEADRTVRSGEWKSWSPLGMAGMNVGGATLGIIGMGRIGEAVARRAQGFGMNVLYHNRTRRSLEDVKYATLEDLLQQADYVVILTPLTDETKGMIGEHELSLMKESAVLINVARGGIVDETALYEALKANRLWGAGLDVFEQEPLPTDHPLLSLPNVTVLPHIGSSTVQTRMAMMAMNAEAIASCLEGRSVKNRIC, encoded by the coding sequence ATGAAACCAATTGTTTACATTACACAGAAATTGCCTGATGAGGCGGTATTGGGTCTGCAGGAGTCTTTCGAAGTACGGATGTGGGAAGATACGGAGACTTCCGCGCCGCGCGAGGAACTACTGAAACAAGTGGGAGAAGCTCAAGCACTTTGGACGATGCTATCGGACCAGATTGATGCAGAAGTGTTTGAAGCTGCACCGAACTTGAAAATCGTGGCGAACCTGGCAGTAGGCTATAACAATATCGATTTGGACGCGGCACATAAACATAAAGTATTCGTCACCAATACACCTGATGTATTGACGGAAACCACAGCCGATTTGACATTTGCCCTGCTATTGGCAACCGCACGCCGCATTGTGGAAGCGGATCGGACAGTCCGTTCGGGTGAATGGAAGTCCTGGAGCCCGCTGGGAATGGCCGGCATGAATGTCGGCGGCGCAACCCTCGGCATCATCGGCATGGGGCGCATCGGCGAAGCCGTAGCAAGGCGCGCCCAAGGATTCGGCATGAATGTGCTTTACCATAACCGGACGCGCAGAAGCTTGGAAGACGTGAAGTATGCAACACTGGAAGACCTGCTTCAACAGGCGGATTATGTGGTCATCTTAACGCCGCTGACGGACGAAACAAAAGGGATGATCGGCGAGCATGAATTGTCGTTAATGAAGGAATCCGCTGTTTTGATCAACGTGGCACGCGGCGGCATCGTCGATGAAACTGCGTTATACGAAGCGTTGAAAGCAAACAGGCTATGGGGTGCCGGGCTGGATGTTTTTGAACAGGAACCGCTTCCGACGGACCACCCCTTATTGTCGCTGCCGAATGTGACGGTGCTGCCGCATATCGGCAGTTCAACGGTCCAAACCCGCATGGCGATGATGGCAATGAACGCAGAAGCGATTGCTTCATGCTTGGAAGGCCGTTCGGTAAAAAATCGAATCTGTTAG
- a CDS encoding DedA family protein produces MEQWITSIMSDYGYLGIFLLIMLENVFPPIPSEVILTVGGFMTTTTDMTILGVILASTAGSVSGALILYGIGLLLDVERLEKIVEKYGHILRVKKADIHRADAWFDRYGIWTIFFGRLIPLVRSLISIPAGMANTKFWLFLTFTTLGTLLWNTVLVFVGEAVGENRDQIMEQLDIYSNVVYALIVLGGLAAVWYYVKKIRSREMD; encoded by the coding sequence ATGGAACAATGGATTACATCAATTATGTCTGACTATGGTTATCTCGGAATCTTTTTGCTGATTATGCTGGAGAACGTATTTCCGCCAATTCCGTCCGAAGTGATTTTGACGGTTGGCGGCTTCATGACGACAACGACGGATATGACGATTCTGGGCGTCATCTTGGCTTCCACAGCGGGATCCGTGTCCGGTGCACTGATTCTTTACGGAATCGGATTGTTGCTGGATGTGGAGCGCCTGGAAAAAATCGTGGAGAAATACGGCCACATCCTGCGGGTGAAAAAAGCGGATATTCACCGGGCCGATGCCTGGTTTGACCGCTACGGCATTTGGACGATCTTTTTCGGCCGGCTCATTCCGCTGGTCCGCAGCCTGATTTCAATTCCGGCCGGAATGGCCAATACAAAGTTTTGGCTGTTCCTGACGTTCACGACACTCGGAACACTGCTTTGGAATACAGTTCTTGTGTTTGTGGGAGAAGCGGTCGGAGAAAACCGCGACCAAATTATGGAACAGCTCGATATCTATTCAAACGTCGTTTACGCTTTGATTGTGCTGGGCGGGCTTGCAGCTGTTTGGTATTACGTAAAGAAAATCAGATCCCGCGAGATGGATTGA
- a CDS encoding metallophosphoesterase, whose product MKIIASIIGSLAIYLALVAYLGWNVYIWMDSWAQWIYPTLFGVVWLLIAFSFFIGRLGHRFLAFTIIGAYWFAFLEYALLLFPVANIVSLLWEGTQEALILGNAVAVIFLLIFIAGTFLAYSPVVRNLEITVDRPAAEPLHLVIGSDFHLGILSGRRHLKRFVTHANKLNPDVVLLAGDLVDDDPVWYARYGMKEEMEKLEAKLGVYGVLGNHEYYGKKIPLLVKLMESSGVNILRDETILVGNRFYLTGREDRTNGKRHALQLLQPKDKLPWIIMDHTPSDLKTPVQLGADLHISGHTHKGQMWPNRFITKKVFELDYGHRLAGKTHLLVSSGFGFWGPAIRIGSRSELWSIKMKFEPTS is encoded by the coding sequence ATGAAAATCATTGCGTCGATTATCGGATCGCTGGCAATTTACCTGGCTCTTGTGGCGTATTTAGGCTGGAACGTGTATATATGGATGGACTCATGGGCGCAGTGGATTTATCCGACCCTGTTCGGGGTTGTTTGGCTCCTCATCGCGTTCAGTTTCTTTATCGGACGTTTAGGGCACCGCTTTCTGGCTTTTACCATCATCGGCGCGTATTGGTTTGCATTTCTGGAATATGCCCTCCTTCTCTTTCCGGTAGCGAATATTGTTAGTTTGCTTTGGGAGGGGACTCAAGAAGCGCTGATTCTTGGAAATGCAGTGGCGGTTATTTTCCTGCTGATTTTTATTGCCGGAACTTTTCTCGCTTACAGCCCGGTTGTACGGAACTTGGAAATTACGGTCGATCGTCCAGCGGCAGAGCCGCTTCATCTTGTTATCGGGTCAGATTTTCATTTGGGGATACTGTCCGGCAGGCGGCACCTGAAGCGTTTTGTCACCCATGCCAATAAACTGAATCCGGATGTCGTATTGCTGGCCGGCGATTTAGTAGATGACGACCCTGTTTGGTATGCAAGGTACGGGATGAAAGAGGAAATGGAAAAACTGGAAGCGAAGCTCGGGGTTTATGGTGTTTTAGGGAACCATGAATACTACGGCAAAAAAATTCCTTTATTGGTCAAGCTGATGGAAAGTTCGGGCGTAAATATCCTGCGGGATGAAACTATTCTGGTTGGAAATCGTTTCTATTTAACAGGACGAGAAGACCGGACCAATGGAAAGCGGCATGCGCTGCAGCTCTTGCAGCCAAAAGACAAGCTGCCGTGGATCATCATGGACCATACACCTTCGGATTTAAAGACTCCTGTACAATTGGGGGCAGATTTACATATATCGGGCCATACCCATAAAGGGCAAATGTGGCCGAACCGCTTTATCACAAAAAAAGTATTTGAACTGGATTATGGACATCGTCTTGCAGGAAAAACCCATCTTCTTGTATCTTCCGGTTTTGGCTTTTGGGGTCCGGCTATCCGGATCGGAAGCCGTTCGGAACTTTGGTCAATCAAGATGAAATTTGAGCCGACAAGCTAA
- a CDS encoding ABC transporter permease, whose product MNKFWMITLGIVAGIIVLSNLGAMMGLAVSGLILYMGVHFYLKSISTAAKIWWGFVGAVGVLSAISNVPALIGVAAAAGLWWIYRNWNERPIVAAKTNDPFMNFERQWDKLTK is encoded by the coding sequence TTGAATAAGTTTTGGATGATTACACTCGGCATCGTTGCCGGCATCATCGTACTATCCAACCTCGGCGCTATGATGGGATTGGCAGTTTCCGGTTTGATTCTCTACATGGGTGTGCATTTCTACTTGAAAAGCATATCGACTGCAGCAAAAATCTGGTGGGGGTTTGTCGGAGCTGTCGGTGTATTATCAGCCATCTCCAACGTGCCGGCCTTGATCGGAGTTGCGGCAGCTGCCGGACTGTGGTGGATTTACCGCAACTGGAATGAACGCCCAATCGTTGCTGCTAAAACAAACGATCCGTTTATGAATTTCGAAAGACAATGGGACAAACTGACAAAATAA
- a CDS encoding PspA/IM30 family protein, whose protein sequence is MASLWERLKFAVATDVDTLVSKKEQKNPLAVLNRYIVEAEKQTEETGKWVERQAKLNSKFEKELAEASAMLEKRQAQLELARNSGESDLSAFAEMEVATYSNRTAELEQTLTENLAELTGLEQRYEEMKHKVKDMKVRQLQLMGKENATRAHHQMDKVLNPQLAAERIGSYDDMASYIKTLGSKVEEEHERSAMERRLEALEKNSPKHEEIG, encoded by the coding sequence ATGGCATCTTTATGGGAACGTTTAAAATTTGCAGTCGCAACAGACGTTGACACACTTGTATCAAAGAAAGAACAGAAAAATCCGCTGGCGGTCTTGAACCGCTACATCGTGGAAGCCGAAAAGCAAACAGAAGAAACCGGCAAATGGGTGGAACGCCAAGCCAAGCTTAACAGCAAGTTTGAAAAGGAATTGGCGGAAGCTTCAGCTATGCTCGAAAAACGGCAGGCACAGCTCGAATTAGCCCGAAATTCCGGAGAAAGCGATTTGTCTGCTTTTGCAGAAATGGAAGTGGCCACTTATTCAAACCGCACAGCGGAGCTGGAACAGACTCTTACGGAGAACCTTGCTGAATTGACAGGCCTTGAACAGCGCTACGAAGAAATGAAGCACAAAGTGAAAGACATGAAAGTGCGCCAGCTCCAGCTCATGGGCAAGGAAAATGCCACACGCGCCCATCACCAGATGGACAAAGTTCTGAATCCGCAACTGGCAGCGGAACGCATCGGATCCTATGACGACATGGCGTCGTACATCAAAACGCTGGGTTCAAAAGTTGAAGAGGAACACGAACGCTCCGCTATGGAACGCCGGCTGGAAGCTTTGGAAAAAAACAGCCCCAAACACGAAGAAATTGGTTAA
- the liaF gene encoding cell wall-active antibiotics response protein LiaF: MQQFTTNKQAFFLLSALLLIFVEAAFFGNGSVFLVLLGIGLIYYAMNKSAKTRKTYMWTGLILIGISVLSMWSLRLMIFVIAVYLLVRLWKGEEWEQRVPIQGTVDKGLIQNKILSAQSTPIESYEWKDIHVQGFVGDLLVDVTQTVLPKKTSLISIRQGFGKIRIVVPYEIPVRIYYTTILGDAQFFTGEKKRIWNGTIHAEDGYSPDGYSKTELIVSLSTWMGDVEVIRR; the protein is encoded by the coding sequence ATGCAACAGTTCACAACTAACAAACAAGCGTTTTTCCTATTGAGCGCTTTACTTCTCATATTCGTGGAAGCTGCATTTTTCGGAAATGGCAGCGTATTTTTGGTTCTTCTTGGTATCGGACTCATTTATTACGCAATGAACAAAAGTGCCAAAACGCGAAAAACCTATATGTGGACAGGCTTAATCCTGATTGGCATCTCGGTGCTGTCGATGTGGAGCCTGCGCTTAATGATTTTTGTCATAGCGGTCTATCTGCTGGTGCGCTTGTGGAAAGGCGAGGAATGGGAGCAGCGCGTGCCGATTCAAGGCACCGTCGATAAAGGCCTCATTCAGAACAAAATCTTGTCTGCCCAAAGCACCCCTATTGAATCCTATGAATGGAAAGACATCCACGTCCAAGGGTTTGTCGGCGATTTGCTGGTGGATGTAACGCAAACCGTACTCCCGAAAAAAACTTCCTTGATCTCTATCCGCCAAGGGTTTGGCAAAATTAGAATTGTCGTGCCCTATGAAATTCCCGTACGCATTTACTACACGACGATTTTAGGCGATGCTCAATTTTTCACCGGTGAAAAGAAGCGCATCTGGAACGGCACCATCCATGCAGAAGACGGCTACAGCCCAGATGGCTACAGTAAAACCGAGCTGATTGTTTCCCTTTCAACTTGGATGGGCGATGTCGAGGTGATTCGCAGATGA
- a CDS encoding sensor histidine kinase has translation MRQILPRSLFFVGLFALIIFGILIVLLGLPTERTWSVLWEDFVAGLPFGIWILVLMLALSSGIAWWSESLSRSKVQELDDIFQALLRNEDQTVIQAAQMKTLPNQLSLSILKLQKLLESQRKSLARISNERAETQDQIIQERLIMERQRLARELHDSVSQQLFAASMLLSSMTEQEGASPGLLQTEKMVQQAQLEMRALLLHLRPAALHDKSLRQGLFELVSELKEKVYFTIEHKLEEVPLPKGAEDHLFRIAQETLSNTLRHSKATEVHILFIERDDFAILRIQDNGVGFESEQSKSTSYGLKHIEERAIEIGATSKIVSVPSEGTIVEVKVPIERKVSQ, from the coding sequence ATGAGACAAATCCTTCCGCGCAGCTTATTCTTCGTCGGCTTATTCGCTCTCATCATATTTGGTATCTTGATTGTATTATTGGGGCTTCCGACTGAACGCACATGGTCGGTGCTATGGGAAGATTTTGTCGCCGGCCTTCCTTTTGGCATCTGGATCCTCGTGCTGATGCTTGCCTTGTCGTCCGGAATCGCCTGGTGGTCGGAATCTTTGTCGCGTTCAAAGGTACAGGAGCTCGATGACATTTTTCAGGCACTGCTCCGCAACGAAGACCAAACCGTCATCCAAGCCGCCCAAATGAAAACTTTGCCGAATCAGTTGTCCTTATCGATTCTAAAATTGCAGAAACTGCTGGAATCCCAGCGCAAAAGCTTAGCACGCATTTCCAACGAACGGGCAGAAACCCAGGACCAGATCATTCAGGAACGGTTGATTATGGAGCGCCAGCGGCTCGCGCGCGAACTGCACGATTCGGTTTCCCAGCAATTGTTTGCCGCTTCAATGCTGCTGTCTTCGATGACTGAGCAGGAAGGGGCATCTCCCGGCCTGCTGCAGACCGAAAAAATGGTGCAGCAGGCCCAGCTTGAAATGCGCGCCCTGCTCCTGCATCTGCGACCGGCTGCGCTTCATGACAAGAGCCTGCGCCAAGGCTTGTTTGAACTCGTATCCGAACTGAAAGAAAAAGTGTATTTCACCATTGAGCACAAACTCGAAGAAGTGCCGCTGCCAAAAGGCGCGGAAGACCATCTATTCCGCATCGCCCAGGAAACCCTGTCGAATACGCTGCGCCACTCCAAAGCGACCGAAGTCCACATTTTATTCATTGAACGCGACGACTTTGCCATTTTACGCATCCAGGACAACGGAGTCGGTTTTGAAAGTGAACAGTCGAAATCGACTTCCTACGGGCTGAAGCATATAGAAGAAAGAGCCATTGAAATCGGTGCTACCAGCAAAATTGTTTCTGTGCCTTCCGAAGGCACCATTGTGGAAGTAAAAGTCCCTATCGAAAGGAAGGTTTCTCAATGA
- a CDS encoding response regulator transcription factor, producing MIRILLVDDHEMVRIGVSAYLQSQSDMEVVGEAVNGEEAVHMALDLRPDVILMDMVMPVMNGAEATEAIIRQWPEAKIMIVTSFLDDDKVYPALKAGAVSYILKTSKASRIADSIRETMNGTPVLEPEVMSKMMKQMRHDHVLHEDLTEREMEILLLLANGYTNQEIADELFIALKTVKTHVSNLLSKLEVHDRTQAVIYAFQHKLVSPPQ from the coding sequence ATGATTCGAATCTTATTGGTTGATGACCACGAAATGGTGCGCATTGGCGTTTCGGCGTATCTGCAGTCGCAAAGCGATATGGAAGTGGTCGGTGAAGCGGTGAACGGTGAAGAAGCGGTCCACATGGCGCTCGATCTCCGCCCCGATGTTATTTTGATGGATATGGTCATGCCGGTCATGAACGGGGCAGAAGCCACCGAAGCCATCATCCGCCAATGGCCGGAAGCAAAAATCATGATTGTCACCAGCTTTTTGGATGACGACAAAGTCTACCCGGCGCTGAAGGCAGGTGCCGTCAGCTACATACTGAAAACGTCGAAAGCATCCCGCATTGCCGATTCCATCCGTGAAACGATGAACGGCACCCCGGTGCTCGAACCTGAAGTGATGAGCAAAATGATGAAGCAAATGCGCCATGACCATGTGCTGCATGAAGATCTGACCGAGCGCGAAATGGAAATCCTGCTGCTGTTGGCGAATGGCTATACCAATCAGGAAATAGCGGATGAACTCTTTATCGCATTGAAAACCGTCAAAACCCATGTCAGTAATCTGCTTTCAAAATTGGAAGTCCATGACCGCACCCAAGCCGTCATTTACGCCTTCCAGCACAAACTGGTCTCTCCTCCGCAATAA